In Erigeron canadensis isolate Cc75 chromosome 7, C_canadensis_v1, whole genome shotgun sequence, one DNA window encodes the following:
- the LOC122608684 gene encoding probable WRKY transcription factor 70 has protein sequence MESTSWPEILPSNRIQAIQELTQGQESINILQEMLWWPKTDVSNFIQEDGLVVQVLGMFENALSIMSSCPSNEVVQLTTRDVDHSLCSSDEQKSKSSNENLETTKPEKNKKGCYKRRKNAWTSTQIASILVDDGHAWRKYGQKTIMNSEFQRSYYRCSYKHDQGCQATKHVEMIQDSPPKYKTTYIGEHTCKNLLRAPEIILDLPDPRETSVLLSFDTKGFVGKKQVIPNFSSIKLEPKEQFPSIGNVKHHDPFSYNKDPSCDPNTTYVSQIPLNLGDISSEGYSYMPNTNTYGYDHPMNYVLQRNDFKDFPDELRF, from the exons ATGGAGTCCACAAGTTGGCCGGAAATTTTACCAAGTAACCGGATTCAAGCAATTCAAGAGCTCACTCAAGGTCAAGAATCGATCAATATTCTTCAGGAGATGCTTTGGTGGCCGAAAACCGACGTGTCAAATTTCATACAAGAAGATGGTTTAGTGGTTCAAGTTTTAGGGATGTTTGAGAATGCACTCTCAATTATGAGCTCTTGTCCCTCTAACGAGGTCGTTCAACTTACGACCCGTGATGTTGATCATTCCTTGTGTAGTTCGGATGAGCAGAAATCGAAAAGTTCCAATGAGAACTTAGAGACTACAAAAccagagaaaaataaaaaggggtgTTATAAAAGAAG GAAAAACGCATGGACATCTACACAAATCGCTTCTATTTTGGTTGATGATGGACATGCATGGAGAAAGTATGGTCAAAAGACTATTATGAACTCCGAATTTCAAAGGAGCTATTACAGATGTTCTTATAAACATGACCAAGGCTGCCAAGCAACCAAACATGTCGAAATGATCCAAGACAGCCCACCAAAATATAAAACAACTTATATAGGAGAACATACTTGCAAGAATCTACTTAGAGCACCCGAGATCATTTTGGATTTGCCGGATCCTAGAGAAACCTCGGTCCTTCTTAGCTTCGACACCAAGGGGTTTGTAGGAAAGAAACAAGTAATACCAAACTTTTCCTCCATAAAACTTGAACCTAAAGAGCAGTTTCCTTCAATTGGTAATGTGAAACACCATGACCCATTTTCTTATAATAAGGATCCATCGTGTGATCCGAACACTACTTATGTTTCACAAATACCATTGAATCTTGGGGATATATCCTCGGAGGGATATTCGTATATGCCTAATACTAATACCTATGGTTATGATCATCCGATGAACTATGTGCTTCAAAGGAATGACTTCAAAGATTTTCCTGATGAACTTCGTTTTTAA